The Bacteroidia bacterium genome contains a region encoding:
- a CDS encoding type I restriction enzyme HsdR N-terminal domain-containing protein, whose product MEQDFLIQFKPPFRTQDGRSELWDGVRKKWIAATPEEHVRQRMIAWLVCYAMIPISRISVERTVPGISGRWDIAVFNNFGKPILLAECKANSEQAESESIFQVAHYAQAIPSVSWLWISNGAWLHWLHRESNQVPWQYTSERSFLQYSKGSR is encoded by the coding sequence ATGGAGCAAGACTTTTTGATTCAGTTTAAGCCCCCGTTTCGGACTCAAGATGGTCGTTCAGAATTGTGGGACGGTGTTCGGAAAAAATGGATAGCAGCAACTCCCGAAGAGCACGTTCGCCAACGGATGATAGCTTGGTTGGTTTGCTATGCCATGATTCCGATTTCCAGAATTTCTGTAGAGCGAACTGTGCCGGGCATCTCGGGAAGGTGGGATATAGCCGTTTTTAATAACTTTGGCAAACCAATATTATTAGCTGAATGTAAAGCCAATTCGGAGCAAGCCGAGTCTGAAAGTATTTTTCAGGTTGCCCACTATGCGCAAGCAATCCCAAGCGTTAGCTGGCTATGGATATCTAACGGAGCTTGGCTACATTGGCTGCACCGAGAATCAAATCAAGTTCCTTGGCAATATACCTCAGAACGTTCATTTCTGCAGTACTCAAAGGGAAGTCGTTAA
- a CDS encoding AMP nucleosidase, with translation MKTKEEIVRDWLPRYTGRPIETFGSYILLTNFYDYVKMFANKFDVEVMGTDKPMQSATAEGITIINFGIGSAMAATVMDLISAITPKAVLFLGKCGGLKKKSQIGDLILPIAAIRGEGTSNEYIRPEIPALPSFRLQRSISSMIIKHELDYWTGTVYTTNRRVWEHDEDFKDYLRQTRAMAIDMETATIFVVGFINEIPRGALLLVSDNPMIPEGVKTSESDKRVSSQFAQKHLQVGIDALIELKNRGESVKHLRFE, from the coding sequence ATGAAAACAAAAGAAGAAATTGTTCGGGATTGGCTTCCCAGATATACCGGCAGACCAATAGAAACATTTGGCAGCTATATTCTTCTGACTAATTTTTATGATTATGTCAAAATGTTTGCAAACAAATTTGACGTAGAAGTAATGGGCACAGATAAGCCTATGCAAAGTGCTACTGCTGAGGGAATTACAATCATTAATTTTGGGATAGGCAGTGCTATGGCAGCTACCGTAATGGACTTAATCAGTGCGATTACTCCCAAAGCGGTACTTTTCTTAGGGAAATGCGGAGGATTAAAAAAGAAAAGTCAAATTGGGGATCTTATTTTGCCTATTGCAGCTATCCGAGGGGAAGGAACGAGCAACGAATATATCAGACCAGAAATACCGGCTTTGCCTTCCTTTCGTCTCCAGCGGTCTATTTCTTCCATGATTATAAAACATGAGTTAGATTATTGGACTGGAACAGTTTACACAACTAACCGTCGTGTTTGGGAACACGATGAAGATTTTAAGGATTATCTACGCCAAACACGAGCTATGGCAATAGATATGGAAACAGCTACCATTTTCGTTGTTGGATTTATTAATGAAATACCGCGAGGGGCTCTCTTGCTCGTTTCTGACAACCCCATGATACCCGAAGGTGTAAAAACATCCGAAAGCGATAAGCGCGTAAGTTCCCAATTTGCCCAAAAACACCTACAAGTTGGTATAGACGCTCTAATTGAATTAAAAAATAGAGGCGAATCTGTGAAACATTTGCGTTTTGAATAA
- a CDS encoding universal stress protein: MFKRILLPTDFSDYANNALEFGITIANLSGAVLDVVHFYHVGSLKKDLSPAHFEYAEKQLFAEADQKLDELGNRIKEKYPTIQFKLQAQWGIPEIAIQSLAKKEPYDLIVMGTKGTGTRDFLGSTTTNVIDKLSIPTLVIPLKANSTDLKHFVWASDLEIKQASAVQPLFVLAGLCEADITTVYVREPQESETTLKANFSKIITHLPADIQHKLHLHTSSGELLHELSRVVHSFKTDLLCMVMRERTFIERFLDSSLTTQLAENVDLPLLILHKSS; the protein is encoded by the coding sequence ATGTTTAAGCGGATTCTATTGCCAACAGACTTTTCTGATTATGCCAACAATGCACTTGAGTTTGGTATTACTATTGCTAATTTATCAGGTGCAGTACTTGATGTTGTGCATTTTTATCATGTAGGGTCATTAAAGAAAGACCTTTCTCCAGCGCATTTTGAATACGCAGAGAAACAGCTTTTTGCTGAAGCTGACCAAAAACTCGATGAACTTGGAAATCGTATTAAGGAAAAATATCCAACTATTCAGTTTAAGCTACAAGCACAATGGGGTATTCCCGAAATAGCCATACAAAGTTTAGCTAAAAAAGAACCATACGACCTCATCGTGATGGGCACTAAGGGCACTGGAACAAGAGATTTTTTGGGCAGCACTACTACCAACGTAATAGACAAACTCAGTATCCCTACCTTAGTCATTCCATTAAAAGCTAATAGCACTGATTTAAAGCATTTTGTATGGGCAAGCGACTTGGAAATAAAACAGGCTTCTGCGGTGCAGCCTTTGTTTGTTTTAGCTGGTTTATGTGAGGCAGACATCACTACCGTTTATGTGAGAGAACCACAGGAGTCAGAAACCACCTTAAAGGCAAACTTTTCAAAAATCATAACTCATCTTCCTGCTGATATTCAACACAAGTTGCATTTGCACACTTCTTCGGGTGAATTACTGCATGAGCTAAGCCGGGTAGTCCATTCATTCAAAACAGATTTACTGTGTATGGTTATGCGGGAACGTACTTTTATAGAACGTTTTTTAGACTCGAGCCTCACGACCCAATTAGCTGAAAATGTTGATCTTCCGCTATTAATTTTACATAAATCAAGTTAA
- a CDS encoding tetratricopeptide repeat protein, with protein MATTRCICSLLVGFWLFALSFHSFSQPISKEVELANEYFNDGEYEKAVTIYLKLLKSQDSEDYYTFRIADCYLRTKNYDDGLDFATKLSKKNPVAFQYQVLKGKFLQAKGQTDQATALWQEIITKKIKKEPEFRAVGASFLQFKMFKWAEDTYLQGRKILKNNYLFARELANIYLESGEYEKAATEWVNVYLEKPITYNEVKNTILNFSSSETSDAIEAGILQKTQQNQNDPNLRDLLFEFYIAATKYDEAFLQAKAIDKLNKEKGERLYRLAQILQNNQEYERSNAALDYIITNHKDSPYYYLSYLEKAKNFDFKIFDEKKFDTLSVRSAIQNYDALFDQFGRKDNFFDAMYRKAYLAVFYLNNLDIAIQELTEIEKLNVPANQKAKAKLLYGDILLLMGDYNKARLIYSEVEDKFKEDQIGALAKLKFAQLSYYKGEFDIAKARLKSLKDNTSNDISNDAIRLYLLIQDNIGLDSNTTALEIFAKIQLMVYQRRLDTALVMLDSLVYRFPTHPLADEIIWERVNIFLAKNQTDKALFWIDKLLDGHSDGIYADDALFKKAEIYQFVLNKPQEAQKLYLDLLIKYSGSLYRVEARKRIRKLRGESVK; from the coding sequence ATGGCTACCACTCGGTGTATCTGCTCTCTATTGGTGGGCTTTTGGCTCTTTGCTCTTAGCTTTCATTCATTTTCTCAGCCTATTTCCAAAGAAGTAGAGCTTGCTAATGAATACTTTAACGATGGAGAATACGAAAAAGCCGTTACTATTTATCTAAAACTTCTTAAAAGCCAAGACTCCGAAGATTATTACACATTTCGCATTGCAGACTGCTATCTACGCACCAAAAACTATGATGACGGCTTAGATTTCGCAACCAAACTATCCAAAAAGAACCCAGTCGCCTTTCAATACCAAGTCTTAAAAGGTAAGTTCCTGCAAGCCAAAGGGCAAACCGATCAAGCAACAGCTCTCTGGCAAGAAATAATCACCAAAAAAATCAAAAAAGAACCGGAATTTCGGGCAGTAGGCGCATCTTTCTTGCAGTTCAAAATGTTTAAATGGGCAGAAGATACCTATCTACAAGGGAGAAAAATCCTAAAAAATAATTATCTATTTGCCAGAGAACTGGCAAATATCTACTTAGAATCCGGCGAATACGAAAAAGCCGCTACCGAATGGGTAAACGTTTATTTAGAAAAGCCCATTACCTATAATGAAGTAAAAAACACCATTTTAAACTTTAGTAGTTCAGAAACCTCTGACGCTATTGAAGCCGGAATTCTGCAAAAAACACAACAAAACCAAAATGACCCTAATCTCAGAGATTTACTATTTGAGTTTTACATCGCAGCTACCAAATACGATGAAGCCTTTTTGCAAGCAAAAGCAATAGATAAACTCAATAAAGAAAAAGGAGAACGTCTATATCGCCTCGCGCAGATACTTCAAAACAATCAAGAATACGAACGCTCTAATGCCGCCTTAGATTATATCATCACCAACCATAAGGATTCCCCGTATTACTATCTTTCCTATTTGGAAAAAGCCAAAAACTTTGACTTCAAAATTTTTGACGAGAAAAAATTCGACACCCTCAGTGTCCGCTCGGCTATTCAAAATTATGACGCACTATTTGACCAATTCGGCCGTAAGGATAATTTCTTCGATGCCATGTACCGCAAAGCGTACTTAGCCGTATTTTATCTAAACAACTTAGATATTGCTATTCAAGAACTTACTGAAATTGAAAAGCTAAATGTTCCGGCTAACCAAAAAGCTAAGGCTAAGTTATTGTACGGCGACATTCTGCTGCTTATGGGAGATTACAACAAAGCGCGGCTGATTTACTCCGAAGTAGAAGATAAATTTAAAGAAGACCAAATTGGGGCACTTGCAAAGCTAAAATTTGCGCAACTATCTTATTACAAAGGTGAATTTGACATCGCCAAAGCACGATTAAAATCCCTCAAAGACAACACCAGCAATGATATTTCCAACGATGCAATACGCCTTTATCTACTAATCCAAGATAATATTGGCTTAGATAGCAATACCACAGCCCTCGAAATATTTGCCAAAATACAGCTTATGGTCTATCAACGGCGGTTAGATACCGCCTTAGTAATGTTAGACTCCTTAGTCTATCGCTTCCCGACACACCCCCTCGCCGATGAAATTATCTGGGAACGAGTAAATATCTTTTTAGCTAAAAACCAAACAGATAAAGCCCTATTTTGGATAGATAAACTCTTAGATGGGCATAGCGACGGGATTTATGCCGATGATGCCCTATTCAAAAAAGCAGAGATATACCAATTCGTTCTAAACAAACCCCAAGAAGCCCAAAAACTGTACCTTGACCTCCTGATAAAGTACTCAGGAAGTTTATACCGCGTTGAAGCCAGAAAAAGAATCCGAAAATTACGCGGCGAAAGCGTTAAGTAA
- a CDS encoding methylmalonyl-CoA mutase family protein, producing MKFQDLFPKPEAGSWEKAFFKETKIVGETVPEVRNQEGLSQSYFYTQSEPLVLDNQKAGWKIRQRINTKKPEALKSIENCFNSGVNILEINNIPILSEILKPAQIGLYEVSLSQVLAAIHQFSQHQISWAEGFLPSILCSGIWHEPDWEQLIQYIQGFQKPLPISVAPVRNGGGTVVDEVTTALLAMDYIVQELLVRNVSLHELANRIQLRFATGPHIMSEIAKYRAVRFLWNKFWKGYNIDTESIPAYLIAETTIWNFSPADPHTDILRATGAAFSSIVGTVDELLISPCPESAISPVEFGLRIARNIQHILKEESYLAATADPSAGAHYPETLAQQIINQVTAKLKELNPKGNLKTLLLHNELTPAFALRKQELVKRYREKQQSLIGVTHYLNPNSINVDLPKVSAERNTDFTPVSQTPIYFLL from the coding sequence GTGAAGTTTCAGGATTTATTTCCAAAGCCGGAAGCCGGAAGTTGGGAAAAAGCATTTTTTAAAGAAACTAAGATTGTGGGTGAAACCGTTCCGGAGGTTCGTAACCAAGAAGGATTATCGCAATCCTATTTTTACACCCAATCAGAACCGTTGGTTTTAGATAACCAAAAAGCCGGCTGGAAAATCCGCCAAAGAATTAATACCAAAAAACCTGAAGCATTAAAAAGCATCGAAAATTGCTTTAACAGTGGGGTCAATATATTAGAAATCAATAATATTCCTATTCTTTCAGAAATTTTAAAACCGGCTCAAATCGGCTTATATGAAGTTTCTCTTAGCCAAGTTTTAGCGGCTATTCATCAATTTTCCCAGCACCAAATTAGCTGGGCAGAGGGCTTTTTACCGTCCATTTTATGTTCCGGAATTTGGCACGAACCGGATTGGGAACAACTTATACAGTACATTCAAGGGTTTCAGAAGCCCTTGCCCATTTCAGTAGCTCCCGTTAGAAATGGCGGAGGAACAGTTGTAGATGAAGTAACAACAGCCTTATTAGCAATGGATTATATCGTTCAAGAGTTATTGGTCAGAAACGTTTCTCTTCACGAATTAGCCAATAGAATTCAACTTAGGTTTGCTACCGGCCCGCATATAATGAGCGAAATAGCCAAATATCGGGCAGTTCGTTTTTTATGGAATAAATTTTGGAAAGGCTATAATATTGATACTGAATCTATTCCGGCTTACCTAATTGCGGAGACAACGATTTGGAATTTTTCGCCCGCTGACCCGCACACAGATATTTTGCGGGCTACAGGAGCCGCTTTCTCTTCTATTGTAGGAACTGTTGATGAATTATTGATTTCCCCTTGTCCTGAATCAGCAATTTCTCCGGTAGAATTTGGGCTGCGTATAGCCAGAAACATACAGCATATCCTGAAAGAAGAATCTTATTTGGCCGCAACAGCAGACCCCTCAGCAGGGGCACATTATCCGGAAACATTAGCTCAACAGATTATTAATCAGGTAACAGCCAAATTAAAAGAACTTAATCCAAAGGGAAACCTTAAAACATTACTGCTCCATAACGAACTAACACCTGCTTTTGCCCTCCGTAAACAAGAACTCGTTAAGCGGTATCGGGAAAAACAGCAAAGCCTAATTGGGGTTACACATTATCTGAATCCAAATTCGATTAACGTTGATTTACCCAAAGTCTCTGCTGAGCGCAACACCGATTTTACACCCGTTAGTCAAACTCCCATTTACTTTTTACTATAA
- a CDS encoding FKBP-type peptidyl-prolyl cis-trans isomerase, producing MMIITSRLVGIVMVGLFLLSGCQEKSKQSLVAYEDKGTTTNTPKTVASFTPYTIDSTQIKTTPSGLKYYIVSEGSGNFPKKGEKVIVNYHGMLLDGAIFDSSFQRGQPFEFEIGSGQVIKGWDEGIPLCKIGGKIVLIISPDLGYGSQNMGAIPPQSTLVFDVEVLGTYN from the coding sequence ATGATGATAATTACGTCTCGATTAGTTGGTATTGTGATGGTTGGCTTGTTTTTGCTATCTGGATGTCAAGAAAAGTCCAAACAGTCTTTGGTTGCCTATGAAGATAAAGGAACTACTACGAACACTCCCAAAACAGTAGCTTCTTTTACTCCCTATACCATTGATTCTACTCAAATCAAAACTACTCCATCGGGTTTAAAGTACTATATCGTTTCTGAAGGCAGTGGAAACTTTCCCAAGAAAGGTGAAAAAGTGATTGTAAATTATCATGGGATGTTATTAGATGGTGCTATTTTTGATAGTTCTTTTCAGCGTGGCCAGCCATTTGAGTTTGAGATAGGCTCGGGGCAGGTGATAAAAGGTTGGGATGAAGGGATTCCTTTATGTAAAATAGGGGGCAAAATAGTGCTTATTATTTCTCCTGATCTTGGCTATGGAAGCCAAAATATGGGAGCAATTCCGCCACAATCAACATTGGTTTTTGATGTGGAAGTATTAGGAACCTATAATTAA
- a CDS encoding penicillin acylase family protein yields the protein MVKNLVLFGLIYGLGIFDVFSQGVILPQEITIMRDSFGVPHIFGKTDAAVAYGLAWAHCEDDFSSIEANLAPAKGLSKILNTNEGEKKDFFLEWLNARKIVTEKFDHELSPEYKAILQGYAEGLNAYTAANPSKLRLKKLFPVTTIDLEVAYLGIFATISGANTAFEATILQKPFRHSINYDSNAFAFNSNKTDDASTVIISDPNWLINNTLNFFEANLYSDEGWTLSGAFLPGIPLPLNAITPNHAWSLTYNSLDLIDIYQLKINPQNPEQYRFEGAWLNFQKRTLPVATKTGFSELKATKEILQTIHGPAIRTKHGVYAFSIAALSSIGAVQELYEMSKSENFDSFRKAVSSLKMPLFNVVYGDKNNQIWYIFNGKIPPRNTDFNRINILQGDSQKFIYQGFIPIEKLPQVADPVCGYVYNTSGSPFLCTAPPENPDSNHYDKNTAFLLNPDNDKAKRFREIMNAKNGRLSYQDIVNIIYDTHYPKDNVIQKSRLLISQLDPRVLGKKYIEAVKVLQQCTLDVSEKNLNIAFFLLVFNRLFEVVNPDRAQFLQNGLQYSLEQLKEAVVFSDAWMRKYHKGLQVPLKEFVKLVRDRKALELPLLPQLLHSCEGIPDNKMGVIRINRTSSLLQIAVYQNGKLSKIESIHPYGNSNNPQDSHYTDQMNLFICHERKTMSLDKNEVLLKAQRMYTPEAESKTKPPK from the coding sequence TTGGTAAAAAACTTAGTTCTTTTCGGATTGATATATGGTTTGGGGATATTCGATGTATTCTCTCAGGGAGTTATTTTGCCGCAAGAGATAACTATTATGCGCGATAGCTTTGGTGTTCCACATATTTTTGGAAAGACAGATGCAGCCGTAGCTTATGGTCTTGCGTGGGCACATTGCGAAGACGATTTCTCCTCAATAGAAGCAAACTTAGCCCCTGCCAAAGGATTAAGTAAAATCTTAAATACAAATGAAGGAGAGAAAAAAGACTTTTTTCTCGAATGGTTAAATGCCCGAAAAATTGTTACCGAAAAATTTGACCATGAACTTTCTCCTGAATATAAGGCTATCTTGCAAGGATATGCCGAAGGCTTAAATGCTTATACTGCCGCAAATCCATCTAAACTACGGCTGAAAAAACTATTTCCGGTTACTACTATAGACTTAGAGGTTGCCTATTTGGGAATATTTGCAACTATATCTGGCGCAAATACCGCTTTTGAAGCAACGATACTGCAAAAACCGTTTCGACATTCAATAAACTATGACTCTAATGCCTTTGCATTTAATTCAAATAAAACTGACGATGCCTCTACTGTCATTATTAGCGACCCTAATTGGCTAATAAACAACACACTAAATTTTTTTGAGGCAAATTTGTATAGTGATGAAGGCTGGACTTTAAGTGGAGCCTTTCTCCCCGGAATACCGCTACCGTTAAACGCAATTACCCCAAATCACGCATGGAGTCTGACCTATAATTCTCTTGATTTGATAGATATTTATCAATTGAAAATAAATCCACAAAACCCTGAGCAATATCGTTTTGAAGGCGCTTGGCTAAATTTTCAAAAAAGAACACTTCCGGTAGCTACCAAAACAGGATTTTCTGAATTGAAAGCAACAAAAGAAATCCTGCAAACAATTCATGGGCCTGCTATCCGAACGAAGCATGGAGTATATGCATTTAGCATAGCAGCACTCTCCAGTATTGGTGCAGTACAAGAACTCTACGAAATGAGTAAATCTGAAAACTTTGACTCTTTTCGCAAAGCAGTATCATCATTGAAGATGCCCCTTTTTAATGTTGTTTATGGAGATAAAAATAACCAAATTTGGTATATTTTTAACGGAAAGATACCACCAAGAAATACTGATTTTAACCGGATAAATATTTTGCAGGGAGATAGCCAAAAGTTTATCTATCAGGGTTTTATTCCAATAGAAAAACTTCCGCAGGTAGCAGATCCTGTATGCGGATACGTCTATAACACCAGCGGTTCTCCGTTTTTATGTACCGCACCGCCGGAAAACCCAGATTCAAATCACTATGATAAAAACACTGCCTTTCTGCTAAATCCAGATAATGACAAGGCCAAGCGTTTTCGAGAAATTATGAATGCTAAAAATGGCCGATTGTCATATCAGGATATTGTCAATATAATCTATGATACCCACTACCCAAAAGATAATGTTATTCAGAAATCACGATTGCTAATCAGTCAGTTAGATCCTCGTGTGCTGGGAAAAAAATATATTGAAGCCGTTAAAGTATTGCAACAATGTACCTTAGATGTTTCTGAAAAAAATCTAAATATTGCTTTTTTTCTACTGGTTTTCAATCGGTTATTTGAAGTAGTGAACCCGGATAGAGCGCAGTTTTTGCAAAATGGATTGCAATATTCATTAGAGCAACTCAAAGAAGCGGTCGTTTTTTCGGATGCTTGGATGCGTAAATACCACAAAGGCCTACAAGTTCCACTAAAAGAATTTGTAAAATTGGTGCGAGATAGAAAAGCCCTTGAACTGCCCTTATTACCACAGTTGCTACACTCATGTGAAGGAATACCGGATAATAAAATGGGCGTAATTCGCATAAATAGAACAAGTTCTTTATTACAAATTGCAGTTTATCAAAATGGTAAACTGTCCAAAATAGAGAGTATTCATCCGTATGGTAATTCTAACAATCCGCAAGACTCTCATTATACTGACCAAATGAATCTATTCATTTGCCATGAACGCAAGACAATGTCTTTAGATAAGAACGAAGTGCTGCTAAAAGCACAAAGAATGTACACCCCGGAGGCAGAAAGTAAAACTAAACCACCTAAGTAG
- a CDS encoding phosphosulfolactate synthase — MPLNELFPLKNLPARPQRPRQYGVTMMMDKGLSLREVEALLSVSADYIDIVKFGWTTALFTPQLTEKIQLYQQSNIAVYFGGTLFEAFLIRNQLDDYKRMVSHYRLTHIEISDGSTSIPHDQKLSYINSFAKDFTVLSEVGSKDANKEIAPYLWVDSIQKELQAGSWKVITEARESGTVGMYHASGEIRSGLVDEIVHTIKPEQLLFEAPRKEQQVFFIKLLGSNVNLGNVSPNEVLGLETLRLGLRGDTFNTFLAT; from the coding sequence ATGCCTCTTAATGAGTTATTTCCTTTAAAGAACCTCCCCGCCCGCCCGCAAAGACCTCGCCAATATGGCGTTACAATGATGATGGATAAAGGGCTATCACTGCGGGAGGTGGAAGCATTGCTCTCGGTATCCGCAGATTATATTGATATAGTAAAATTCGGCTGGACAACAGCCCTCTTTACACCACAACTTACCGAAAAAATACAGCTATACCAACAATCAAATATCGCAGTTTATTTCGGCGGAACTCTCTTTGAGGCTTTTCTGATTAGAAATCAGTTAGATGATTACAAACGCATGGTATCTCACTACCGGCTTACACATATCGAAATATCAGATGGAAGCACCAGCATACCACACGACCAAAAGCTATCTTATATCAATAGTTTTGCAAAAGACTTTACAGTGTTGAGTGAAGTGGGCAGCAAAGATGCCAATAAAGAAATTGCTCCCTATTTATGGGTTGATTCTATCCAGAAAGAATTACAAGCCGGATCTTGGAAGGTTATTACAGAAGCCCGAGAAAGCGGTACCGTGGGAATGTATCACGCAAGTGGCGAAATCAGAAGCGGCTTGGTGGACGAAATCGTCCATACCATTAAACCCGAACAACTCCTCTTTGAAGCCCCCCGAAAAGAACAACAAGTGTTCTTCATTAAGTTATTAGGCTCTAATGTGAACTTAGGAAACGTTTCCCCTAACGAAGTGCTGGGCTTAGAAACATTGCGCCTCGGCTTACGAGGAGATACTTTCAATACTTTCTTAGCTACATAA
- a CDS encoding UbiX family flavin prenyltransferase has product MAKQKLVIAITGASGSIYAKRLLHYLALAAQNIELEVGIVVSNNAQIVWQQELNELPQFVFPVFSSQDFFAPFASGSARYQQMVIVPCSMGTLGRIAHGISDSLITRAADVMLKEHRKLICVIRETPLNLIHIENMKLIISAGGLILPAVPSFYTNPQTIEQLIDTVVFRILDQLSIPHNGLRWGDILQP; this is encoded by the coding sequence ATAGCCAAACAAAAGTTAGTGATAGCGATAACGGGTGCAAGCGGCAGCATTTATGCTAAACGTTTGTTACACTATTTAGCTTTAGCAGCCCAAAATATCGAATTAGAAGTTGGAATTGTGGTTTCCAATAATGCGCAAATTGTTTGGCAGCAAGAACTTAACGAATTACCTCAATTCGTTTTTCCTGTTTTTAGCAGTCAAGATTTTTTTGCGCCCTTTGCTTCCGGCTCTGCCCGCTATCAGCAAATGGTTATTGTTCCTTGCTCTATGGGAACTTTGGGCAGAATAGCCCACGGTATCTCAGACAGCTTGATAACCCGCGCTGCTGATGTTATGCTTAAAGAACACAGAAAGTTAATCTGCGTAATACGAGAAACCCCCTTAAACTTGATTCATATAGAAAATATGAAATTGATAATCTCAGCCGGCGGCTTAATACTACCGGCCGTCCCCTCCTTTTATACAAACCCTCAAACCATAGAACAACTCATTGATACCGTTGTATTTAGGATTTTAGACCAGCTTTCTATCCCCCATAACGGGCTTCGGTGGGGGGATATTTTGCAGCCTTAA
- the cutA gene encoding divalent cation tolerance protein CutA, which yields MLKLVYVPCVSRTEAENISKVLLQMRLTAHVHILDNIRTLSIQENEVVEEIHAFIMFKTHEVMLEKVVQHIRLLHTLYSPTILSVPVDKENPSYLEWLQETSGVQFQ from the coding sequence ATGTTAAAGTTAGTTTATGTACCCTGTGTTTCTCGAACTGAAGCCGAGAATATATCAAAGGTTCTGCTACAAATGCGCCTAACTGCTCATGTACATATTTTGGATAATATCCGTACTCTGAGCATACAGGAAAATGAAGTAGTAGAAGAAATTCACGCCTTTATCATGTTTAAAACACATGAGGTTATGTTAGAAAAAGTAGTTCAGCATATTCGCTTACTGCATACTTTATATTCTCCAACAATACTTTCTGTTCCCGTTGATAAAGAAAATCCGTCTTATCTGGAGTGGCTACAGGAAACCAGTGGTGTGCAATTTCAATAG